One stretch of Bremerella cremea DNA includes these proteins:
- a CDS encoding FAD-dependent oxidoreductase — translation MKIVIIGGVAGGASAAARARRLGEDAEIVVLEKGDYPSFANCGLPYYVGGEIEKRDSLLVAPIKMLKERHRLDVRVRAEATKIDRDAKAVTVKNLETGEQYVESYDKLIIATGASPFRPPIPGINSDRIVALRDLNDADRMRKLATSDAKRAVIVGAGFIGIEVAENLVRRGLKVTLVELAEQILPPWDHEMVLPLEKHVQADGVELRLGSSATKFDSDENGLHVTLSDGEVVEADFGVVCIGVRPDSKLATEAGIECGARGGILTSSHMQTNDPDIYAVGDVVETVCAVTGDPTQIPLAGPANRQGRIAADHIFGRDSQYRGTQGTAVVGVFGKTAAMTGLSEKVLRAKKISYQKVYLHPTDHAGYYPGAQQMLMKLLFAPDTGKILGAEAVGTDGIDKRIDVIAMAIQANLTVFDLEEAELCYAPQYGHAKDPVNMAGFIASGVLRGDQPIVYTETLAQDKDLFVLDVRTEGEFAKGHIPGATNIPVEQLRERLAELPRDRKIAAYCQVGQRGYLATRILLQNDYNAANVSGGYRLWAIENGNL, via the coding sequence ATGAAGATCGTGATCATTGGTGGCGTTGCCGGCGGGGCTTCTGCGGCTGCAAGGGCACGGCGGCTGGGCGAAGATGCCGAGATTGTCGTGCTGGAAAAAGGGGACTATCCTTCGTTCGCCAATTGTGGCTTACCCTACTATGTCGGTGGAGAGATTGAGAAGCGGGATAGCCTGTTGGTTGCCCCCATCAAGATGCTCAAAGAGCGACATCGTCTCGACGTGCGTGTGCGTGCCGAAGCGACCAAGATTGATCGGGACGCCAAAGCGGTAACCGTGAAAAATCTGGAAACCGGCGAGCAGTATGTCGAGTCGTACGACAAGCTCATCATCGCCACCGGGGCATCTCCCTTTCGCCCTCCCATTCCAGGCATCAACAGCGATCGGATTGTTGCTCTGCGAGATTTAAATGATGCCGACCGAATGCGCAAGCTGGCGACTTCGGACGCGAAGCGGGCTGTGATTGTGGGAGCTGGGTTTATTGGCATTGAAGTCGCCGAAAACCTCGTTCGTCGCGGCCTGAAAGTTACGCTGGTCGAACTAGCCGAGCAAATTCTGCCCCCCTGGGACCACGAAATGGTCTTACCGCTGGAAAAGCATGTTCAGGCAGACGGAGTCGAACTGCGGTTGGGAAGTTCGGCCACAAAGTTCGATTCCGATGAAAACGGATTGCATGTCACACTCAGCGATGGCGAAGTCGTCGAAGCCGATTTCGGCGTCGTTTGCATTGGCGTTCGTCCCGATAGCAAACTGGCCACCGAGGCTGGCATCGAATGTGGAGCACGGGGAGGCATCCTGACCAGCAGTCACATGCAAACCAACGACCCAGATATCTACGCCGTAGGGGACGTGGTCGAAACCGTTTGTGCCGTGACCGGCGACCCGACGCAAATTCCTTTGGCAGGGCCTGCCAACCGCCAGGGACGCATTGCTGCCGATCACATCTTCGGACGCGATTCCCAATATCGTGGCACGCAGGGAACCGCCGTCGTGGGCGTATTTGGCAAAACAGCAGCGATGACCGGGCTAAGTGAAAAGGTCTTGCGGGCGAAGAAGATCAGCTATCAAAAGGTCTATCTGCACCCAACCGATCATGCGGGATACTATCCTGGTGCTCAGCAAATGCTGATGAAGTTGTTGTTTGCGCCTGATACCGGAAAGATTTTGGGGGCGGAAGCGGTAGGTACCGACGGCATCGACAAGCGAATTGATGTGATCGCCATGGCCATCCAAGCCAATCTGACCGTCTTCGATTTGGAAGAGGCCGAATTGTGCTACGCTCCGCAGTACGGACACGCCAAGGATCCGGTTAACATGGCTGGCTTTATTGCCTCCGGCGTGTTGCGTGGCGATCAGCCGATTGTCTACACCGAGACTCTGGCCCAAGACAAGGACTTGTTTGTCCTCGATGTTCGTACGGAAGGGGAGTTCGCCAAAGGACATATCCCTGGGGCAACGAACATTCCGGTCGAACAGCTTCGCGAACGCTTGGCCGAGCTCCCGCGCGATCGAAAGATCGCCGCCTATTGCCAAGTCGGCCAACGTGGCTATCTGGCCACCCGGATCTTGCTGCAAAACGATTACAATGCTGCCAATGTCAGTGGAGGCTATCGGTTGTGGGCAATTGAAAACGGTAACCTCTAA